The following proteins are co-located in the Fimbriiglobus ruber genome:
- a CDS encoding MFS transporter: MRFDMISPDFDKPTRARFVLVLWLCGLSAVLYLDRICMSQAVVPIQKELDLSDSEISYVLMAFSLAYGLFEIPTGRLGDRRGSRFLLTRIVLWWSAFTALTGVCTGLLGLMAVRFLFGAGEAGAFPNAARVIARWFPVHERGRVQGVMLAAAQFGGIAAPTAAAGLIETLGWRWSFALFGMLGVVWAVGFWWWFRDDPAIHPDVNALELKQIRNGMPPPAADPGPLPWESILTNRGILALSAIMILGSFYTYFFYSWFPKYLSAARGMDNLRSGTLASIVLAGSAAGMLFGGWLADQIPKWSADPVRARRYLGAVCYTIAAASLFAGIRCDDAFALAGLWGVSFCAMHVTLPNWWSVAIPQCGRHVGALFGLMNGAGVIGAMSSQWFVGAFSEWRKRQGYSGREQWDPLFDVYVGALLLAAVVWWSYRYEPLNESPEPEKT; encoded by the coding sequence ATGCGCTTCGACATGATTTCACCCGACTTTGACAAGCCGACGCGAGCCCGGTTTGTACTTGTTCTTTGGCTCTGCGGGCTGTCTGCGGTGCTTTACCTCGACCGCATCTGCATGTCGCAGGCGGTCGTCCCGATCCAAAAAGAACTCGACCTCTCTGATAGCGAAATCAGCTACGTTCTCATGGCGTTTTCGCTGGCCTACGGGTTATTTGAAATACCGACGGGACGACTGGGCGACCGGCGCGGCTCGCGGTTCCTGCTCACGCGGATCGTCCTCTGGTGGTCGGCGTTCACCGCATTGACCGGCGTTTGCACCGGCCTTCTCGGCCTCATGGCGGTCCGATTTCTTTTCGGGGCCGGCGAGGCCGGTGCGTTCCCGAACGCGGCCCGCGTGATCGCGCGGTGGTTTCCGGTCCACGAGCGCGGCCGCGTCCAAGGCGTGATGTTGGCGGCCGCACAGTTCGGGGGAATCGCGGCTCCGACTGCCGCGGCCGGCCTGATCGAAACCCTCGGCTGGCGCTGGTCCTTCGCCCTTTTCGGGATGCTGGGAGTCGTGTGGGCCGTGGGATTCTGGTGGTGGTTCCGCGACGACCCGGCGATACACCCTGATGTCAACGCTTTAGAGTTGAAGCAAATCCGCAACGGCATGCCCCCGCCGGCCGCGGACCCCGGCCCACTGCCGTGGGAAAGCATACTCACAAACCGCGGCATCCTCGCCCTTTCGGCAATTATGATCCTCGGCTCGTTTTACACGTACTTCTTCTACTCCTGGTTTCCGAAGTACCTGTCCGCAGCCCGGGGCATGGACAACCTCCGTTCGGGGACACTGGCCTCGATCGTCCTCGCAGGCTCAGCCGCCGGCATGCTCTTCGGCGGCTGGCTGGCCGACCAGATTCCCAAATGGTCGGCCGACCCCGTCCGCGCCCGTCGTTACCTGGGCGCGGTCTGTTACACCATCGCGGCCGCGAGCCTATTCGCCGGCATCCGCTGCGACGACGCCTTCGCGCTGGCCGGGCTCTGGGGCGTCTCGTTCTGTGCCATGCACGTCACGCTACCGAACTGGTGGTCGGTCGCGATCCCGCAGTGTGGTCGACACGTCGGCGCGCTCTTCGGCCTCATGAACGGCGCCGGCGTGATCGGTGCGATGTCCTCGCAGTGGTTCGTGGGCGCGTTCTCCGAATGGCGGAAGAGACAAGGTTACTCCGGCCGCGAACAGTGGGACCCTCTCTTCGACGTTTACGTCGGCGCTCTCTTGCTCGCAGCCGTCGTGTGGTGGAGTTACCGCTACGAGCCGTTGAACGAGAGCCCCGAGCCTGAGAAGACGTAA
- a CDS encoding carboxypeptidase-like regulatory domain-containing protein codes for MLIGYVSDERYSALPDVSLEFLDERGQSWPAQSRASGAVHAALPAGKYRVVIQKPGYGAKFSSVEIPSGLPHQFRLLTDSLLGYAWPKWVRSGEASEFRVHSVEPYKLELWRYGWQPEFVRSLGWHDEHAPRAVMQVTPDGDYTQTGVAWNRVGYANSVHSQHVVAPARSGLYYFRASTTAGRQFAFPWVVAPAAPTAPVAVLASNLTWNAYNSFGGRSNYIHADQLPPMPTVNARVELKRYSDAGFFTWGADDYPPLSFDRPEPFNHLDFTEAITDPIEGRQACHLAPAEWRLLGWLERENFACDYYAESQLDAGVLDLGAYRVLIICVHPEYWTRAMMDRVKRWVFEEGGRLIYLGGNGLNCEVDITPDGSMICRNEKIVGLSVEGLGGKESRMHIRHESEASLLGVVFTPAGAMTGAPYRVVDESHWAFDGTGLRNGDRFGEKCLHQRCPGGASGHETDKVSPSSPANLRRLARGLNPDDGGADMVIFDTPSGGRVFSVGSINYVASLPVDEHVSAITANVIRKFLE; via the coding sequence ATGCTGATCGGTTACGTGAGCGACGAGCGGTACTCGGCACTTCCGGACGTGTCGCTGGAATTCCTCGACGAGCGCGGGCAGTCGTGGCCCGCGCAGTCGCGTGCTTCGGGAGCCGTCCATGCCGCGTTGCCCGCGGGCAAGTACCGTGTCGTGATTCAAAAGCCGGGCTACGGCGCGAAGTTCAGCAGTGTGGAAATTCCCTCGGGTTTACCCCACCAGTTTCGCTTGCTGACTGACAGCCTGCTCGGTTACGCCTGGCCGAAATGGGTCCGGTCGGGCGAAGCGTCCGAGTTTCGCGTTCACTCGGTCGAGCCGTACAAGCTCGAACTTTGGCGCTACGGCTGGCAACCCGAATTCGTCCGGTCGCTCGGCTGGCACGACGAACACGCCCCCCGCGCGGTCATGCAGGTGACGCCCGACGGCGACTACACCCAGACCGGCGTCGCGTGGAACCGCGTCGGGTACGCGAACTCGGTCCACTCGCAACACGTTGTCGCACCCGCCCGGAGTGGGCTCTACTACTTCCGGGCGTCCACGACCGCGGGCCGGCAGTTCGCGTTCCCCTGGGTTGTCGCCCCGGCCGCGCCGACGGCCCCGGTCGCCGTACTTGCCTCGAACCTGACCTGGAACGCGTACAACAGTTTCGGCGGCCGGAGCAACTACATCCACGCCGACCAACTCCCGCCAATGCCCACTGTGAACGCCCGCGTCGAACTCAAGCGCTACTCCGACGCCGGTTTCTTTACCTGGGGCGCCGACGATTATCCGCCGCTATCGTTCGATCGGCCCGAGCCGTTCAACCACCTCGACTTTACCGAAGCGATTACCGACCCCATCGAAGGCCGACAGGCGTGCCACTTGGCTCCCGCGGAATGGCGACTCCTCGGCTGGCTGGAGCGAGAGAACTTCGCCTGCGACTATTACGCCGAATCACAACTCGACGCGGGCGTGCTCGATCTCGGCGCCTATCGCGTGTTGATCATCTGCGTCCACCCGGAGTACTGGACGCGGGCGATGATGGACCGCGTCAAACGCTGGGTGTTCGAGGAAGGCGGCCGACTCATCTACCTGGGCGGAAACGGGCTCAATTGCGAAGTCGACATCACACCCGATGGCTCGATGATCTGCCGCAACGAAAAAATCGTCGGCCTGAGCGTCGAGGGGCTAGGCGGTAAGGAAAGCCGGATGCACATCCGCCACGAATCCGAGGCAAGTTTACTCGGAGTCGTCTTCACCCCCGCCGGTGCGATGACTGGGGCACCGTACCGCGTGGTTGACGAATCACATTGGGCGTTCGACGGAACGGGACTTCGGAACGGGGATCGATTCGGCGAAAAGTGCCTGCACCAGCGCTGCCCCGGCGGAGCTTCCGGACACGAGACTGACAAGGTCTCCCCGAGTTCGCCGGCGAACCTCCGGCGCCTCGCCCGCGGACTCAACCCCGACGACGGCGGGGCGGACATGGTGATATTCGATACGCCTTCGGGCGGGCGAGTTTTCTCCGTCGGGTCGATTAACTATGTGGCCTCTCTGCCGGTGGACGAACACGTCTCCGCGATCACCGCGAACGTGATCCGGAAGTTTCTGGAGTAA
- a CDS encoding mandelate racemase/muconate lactonizing enzyme family protein, with protein sequence MKITQIEPIPVCVPLKKGMTAKTAHGEHVVSPYVLVKVHTDEGLVGLGEATISGLWSGETQAGTMAAIREYLAPQLVGKDPRDITAARRAMDFIIKLNPFAKAAVEMALWDIAGKAVGLPVYQLLGGKVRDRVRIKLVVWARDVPGSVAMAEQHLALGVTCVKVKVGLDPETDVARVRAVRKVAGPDIPVTIDANCGWTIQQAKSCLRRLADENLLLAEQPIPAGDPLALAELRRDTPAPIMADESVFTLQDAWLLTTHRAADILSVYPGKHGGIAATAEIIAVAKAAGIRCTIGSNLELGIGTAAMLHVAAAFPEIDCDTFPADTIGPLYHDGDVITQPLDLGPPYAVVPDGPGLGVTLDEKELARWRTG encoded by the coding sequence ATGAAGATCACGCAGATCGAGCCGATCCCCGTGTGCGTGCCCCTGAAAAAAGGCATGACCGCGAAAACGGCGCACGGGGAACACGTCGTCTCGCCCTATGTTCTGGTCAAAGTCCATACAGACGAAGGGCTCGTCGGCCTCGGCGAAGCGACCATCTCCGGCCTCTGGTCGGGGGAGACGCAAGCCGGGACGATGGCGGCCATCCGCGAATACCTAGCCCCGCAACTCGTCGGGAAAGACCCCCGCGACATCACCGCGGCCCGGCGGGCGATGGACTTCATCATCAAGCTGAACCCGTTCGCCAAGGCGGCCGTCGAAATGGCCCTGTGGGACATCGCCGGGAAAGCGGTGGGCCTGCCCGTCTATCAACTGCTGGGCGGCAAGGTGCGGGACCGGGTGCGGATTAAGTTGGTGGTCTGGGCGCGCGACGTGCCCGGGTCCGTGGCGATGGCCGAGCAGCACCTCGCACTCGGCGTGACGTGTGTGAAGGTAAAAGTCGGCCTCGACCCGGAGACGGATGTGGCCCGAGTTCGGGCGGTGCGCAAGGTCGCTGGGCCGGACATCCCGGTGACGATCGACGCCAACTGCGGGTGGACGATTCAGCAGGCGAAGAGTTGCCTCCGCCGCCTCGCCGACGAGAACCTGTTGCTGGCGGAACAACCGATCCCGGCCGGCGACCCGCTCGCCCTGGCGGAACTGCGGCGCGACACACCGGCCCCGATCATGGCCGACGAAAGCGTGTTCACGCTGCAAGACGCTTGGCTCCTGACAACACACCGGGCAGCCGACATTCTCAGCGTTTACCCCGGCAAACACGGCGGGATCGCGGCGACGGCCGAGATCATCGCCGTCGCGAAGGCGGCCGGGATTCGCTGTACCATCGGTAGCAACCTCGAACTCGGCATCGGCACCGCGGCCATGCTCCACGTCGCCGCGGCGTTCCCGGAAATCGACTGCGACACGTTCCCCGCAGACACCATCGGCCCGCTCTACCACGACGGCGATGTGATCACCCAACCACTCGACCTCGGCCCGCCCTACGCCGTCGTCCCCGACGGCCCCGGACTTGGCGTGACATTGGACGAAAAGGAACTGGCTCGATGGCGGACTGGGTGA
- a CDS encoding lysylphosphatidylglycerol synthase transmembrane domain-containing protein, with protein MCLTRKQLLLVVKSVLAAVIVGAVGWQFARTLRSPELWEHEFSVRHEYLIPAGFLYLAAHTLWGTFWWQLLRSQGAHVPWIVGIRAYFVSQFGKYVPGKAWVLVLRVGLLHGYGLSPATVAVTATYETLTSMAAGALLGICLLPWAGNGVGIQLDSGQGVALIGIAGLPLALGLLNRATARIAARRRGPDARPLPSPSLRLLAQGLLQDTAGWCLLGLSLWLTVRGLTGGDIPMNTLVFLQDLAAVSLAYVAGFVVLVSPGGLGAREFVLQQVLSPQLVPTAGAAADGLAVVIALVLRLVWTLFEVACAGSLWMFARPMGDSITATKKPGHEKRQVTADG; from the coding sequence ATGTGCCTGACTCGGAAGCAGTTGTTGCTCGTGGTGAAGTCCGTGCTTGCGGCGGTCATCGTTGGGGCTGTGGGGTGGCAGTTCGCCCGGACGCTCCGCTCGCCGGAACTCTGGGAACACGAGTTCTCGGTCCGACACGAATACCTCATTCCAGCCGGCTTTTTGTACCTCGCCGCGCACACCCTCTGGGGCACGTTCTGGTGGCAACTCTTGCGGAGCCAGGGGGCTCACGTGCCGTGGATCGTGGGCATCCGGGCGTATTTCGTTAGCCAGTTTGGGAAATACGTGCCGGGAAAAGCGTGGGTTCTGGTCCTGCGTGTCGGGTTGCTTCACGGGTACGGGTTGTCACCGGCGACGGTGGCGGTCACGGCCACTTATGAAACGCTCACCAGCATGGCGGCCGGCGCGTTGCTCGGGATCTGCTTGCTGCCGTGGGCGGGGAACGGGGTCGGCATTCAACTGGATTCGGGGCAGGGGGTTGCACTGATCGGAATCGCCGGCCTGCCGCTCGCGCTGGGGCTGTTGAACCGGGCGACGGCCCGCATCGCCGCCCGCCGGCGCGGTCCGGATGCGCGGCCGCTGCCGAGCCCCTCACTCCGATTGTTGGCCCAAGGGTTGTTGCAAGATACGGCCGGGTGGTGTTTGCTGGGGTTGAGTCTGTGGCTGACCGTCCGGGGGCTCACTGGCGGTGATATCCCCATGAATACGCTCGTGTTCTTGCAGGATCTCGCGGCCGTTTCACTCGCTTACGTGGCGGGGTTTGTCGTGCTGGTGTCCCCGGGCGGGTTGGGGGCTCGAGAATTTGTTCTCCAGCAGGTTCTCAGCCCGCAACTGGTGCCGACAGCCGGGGCCGCGGCGGACGGTCTGGCTGTAGTGATCGCACTGGTTTTGCGGCTGGTGTGGACGCTGTTCGAGGTCGCCTGCGCGGGGTCTCTGTGGATGTTCGCCCGACCGATGGGCGATTCGATCACTGCCACTAAGAAACCGGGACACGAGAAGAGGCAGGTGACCGCCGATGGCTGA
- a CDS encoding glycosyltransferase family 2 protein: protein MAEPQSDSPAPDLVSLVIPVYNEQESLTPLLKEIDEAFRVIGIPREVIFVDDGSSDKSWEVVSTLAATSERVRGLRFRRNFAKAAALQAGFRAARGSVVLTLDADLQDDPHEIARFLDAIRGGLDVVSGWKKVRHDPWHKVMPSRVFNWVVSWVSGVKLHDHNCGFKAYRAAVVREIRLYGELHRFVPVLAAANGFRVGELVVNHRARKFGRSHYGARRFVKGFLDLLTVRFVTTFGRRPMHPLGTFALLAFAAGTLLFLAVAANGLVRSLADDSFGAGPVVQILAGVVAVGAWLLGGQALLAGFVAELLVANTQTDDPYRITETTPPDTKKSDRS from the coding sequence ATGGCTGAGCCGCAATCAGACTCGCCCGCGCCGGACCTCGTTTCGCTCGTGATACCGGTCTACAACGAACAAGAGAGCCTGACTCCGCTCCTGAAAGAGATCGACGAAGCCTTTCGGGTCATCGGTATTCCCCGCGAAGTCATATTTGTGGACGACGGCAGTTCGGACAAATCCTGGGAAGTCGTATCCACCCTGGCGGCCACTTCCGAGCGAGTTCGCGGGCTGCGATTTCGTCGGAATTTCGCCAAGGCGGCCGCTCTGCAAGCGGGGTTTCGGGCTGCACGCGGCTCGGTCGTTCTTACGCTCGACGCCGACTTGCAGGACGACCCGCACGAAATTGCCCGCTTCCTCGACGCGATCCGCGGCGGCCTCGACGTGGTGAGCGGGTGGAAGAAGGTTCGCCACGACCCGTGGCACAAGGTCATGCCGAGTCGGGTGTTTAACTGGGTCGTGAGCTGGGTGTCCGGGGTCAAGCTGCACGACCACAACTGCGGCTTCAAGGCGTACCGGGCGGCTGTGGTCCGAGAAATCCGATTGTACGGGGAATTACACCGCTTCGTGCCGGTACTGGCGGCTGCCAACGGGTTCCGCGTCGGCGAACTCGTGGTGAATCACCGGGCGAGGAAGTTCGGCCGCTCGCATTACGGCGCGCGGCGGTTCGTGAAGGGATTTCTGGACCTGCTCACCGTCCGGTTCGTGACGACGTTCGGCCGCCGTCCGATGCACCCCTTGGGTACGTTCGCGCTGTTGGCGTTCGCGGCCGGCACATTGTTATTTCTTGCCGTCGCAGCGAACGGACTGGTCCGGTCACTGGCGGACGATTCGTTCGGCGCCGGGCCGGTTGTGCAAATCCTGGCGGGCGTGGTCGCGGTCGGAGCCTGGTTGCTCGGTGGGCAGGCGCTGCTCGCCGGCTTCGTGGCCGAACTTCTCGTCGCGAACACCCAGACCGACGACCCTTATCGAATTACCGAAACGACCCCGCCCGACACCAAGAAATCGGACCGGTCATGA
- a CDS encoding sigma 54-interacting transcriptional regulator, translated as MSNSASGFLVLRRPDGFGDVYPLLPGQRYSAGRAPDNRIVLKDDLCSRHHAEVFPEGSGWAVRDLGSLNGTSVNDVPAKEDITLHSLAAVRMGRSDFIYVEKLDQLPGIPSNPPRAKDQPEGLEITRRLGQTKFLPHPGTIPTDATVVGAHDRTVSLPSTRLSHADALAILFRLALDMSEVQAEAELAELTIDALLRATPAEVGAVLGLKDARTLETIAYKSAVPERPTYHKVSQFVSREVLTAKQAILAEDISSNNSLRNRDSITDMKATSLICAPILFEGQPLGVLHLYRTAQSGRLNQDDLEFALAAAHQLGTAWHRARRETGLTLENQSLRDQLRLDSELIGESAALKNVEQQVARVAATKATVLIRGESGVGKELVARAIHYSSPRRESPFVCLNCAALTETLLESELFGHEKGSFTGATERMIGKFEASDTGTIFLDEIGEMNPSTQAKLLRVLEGHPFERVGGSTPIKVDVRVVAATNRPLEDAIRAGEFRRDLYFRLQVVQIDVPSLRDRPDDVPVLAEHFLKRFARETARKVKGFTPGAIKKMQAHQWPGNVRELRNVIERAVALGSGSQVEESDIWLSPLEAFNAAPPAAVGYEAISMEELERRHIQNTLEHTDWNKSRAAEILGIERSTLDRKIKTYEIKK; from the coding sequence ATGTCTAACTCCGCGAGTGGTTTCCTGGTCCTCCGCCGGCCCGACGGGTTCGGGGACGTCTACCCCCTACTCCCCGGGCAGCGGTACAGTGCCGGTCGCGCGCCGGACAACCGGATCGTTCTCAAGGACGACCTCTGCAGCCGCCACCACGCGGAAGTCTTCCCAGAAGGTTCCGGGTGGGCCGTCCGCGACCTCGGCAGCCTGAACGGGACGTCCGTCAATGACGTCCCGGCCAAGGAAGACATCACCCTCCACTCGTTGGCAGCCGTCCGGATGGGGCGGTCCGATTTCATTTACGTCGAGAAGCTCGACCAACTCCCCGGCATCCCCTCCAACCCGCCTCGCGCCAAGGATCAACCGGAAGGGCTGGAGATCACCCGCCGGCTGGGGCAGACCAAGTTCCTTCCGCACCCGGGAACGATCCCAACGGACGCCACGGTCGTCGGTGCGCACGACCGGACGGTGAGCCTTCCCTCCACCCGCCTGTCACACGCCGACGCGCTGGCGATCCTATTTCGTCTCGCGCTCGACATGTCCGAGGTCCAGGCGGAAGCCGAGCTGGCCGAGCTCACGATCGACGCCCTCCTCCGGGCCACGCCGGCCGAGGTCGGGGCGGTGCTGGGGCTCAAGGACGCCCGGACCCTGGAAACGATCGCCTATAAGTCGGCCGTTCCCGAGCGGCCGACGTACCACAAGGTCTCGCAATTCGTCAGCCGGGAGGTGTTGACGGCCAAGCAAGCGATCCTGGCGGAAGACATCTCCAGCAACAACAGCCTTCGGAACCGCGACAGCATCACGGACATGAAGGCGACCAGCCTGATTTGCGCGCCGATTCTTTTCGAGGGTCAGCCGCTCGGGGTGTTGCACTTGTACCGGACGGCCCAATCCGGCCGCCTCAACCAGGACGACCTCGAATTCGCGCTCGCCGCCGCCCACCAACTCGGAACGGCCTGGCACCGGGCTCGGCGGGAAACCGGTCTTACACTCGAAAATCAGTCCCTCCGCGACCAGTTGCGGCTCGACAGTGAACTGATAGGTGAGAGCGCCGCGCTGAAGAACGTGGAGCAGCAGGTGGCCCGCGTGGCGGCGACCAAGGCGACCGTGCTGATCCGCGGCGAGAGCGGCGTCGGCAAGGAACTGGTCGCCCGGGCGATCCACTACAGCAGCCCCCGGCGGGAGTCGCCGTTCGTCTGCCTGAACTGTGCCGCGCTCACGGAAACGCTCCTGGAAAGCGAACTATTCGGGCACGAAAAGGGCTCGTTCACCGGGGCGACCGAGCGAATGATCGGCAAGTTCGAGGCTTCCGACACCGGGACCATTTTCCTCGACGAAATCGGTGAAATGAACCCGAGTACGCAGGCAAAATTGCTTCGCGTGCTGGAGGGGCACCCGTTCGAGCGGGTCGGCGGAAGTACGCCGATCAAGGTGGACGTTCGCGTCGTCGCGGCGACCAACCGCCCGCTCGAAGACGCGATCCGGGCCGGGGAGTTCCGCCGCGACTTGTACTTCCGCCTCCAGGTCGTGCAGATCGACGTGCCCTCGCTCCGCGACCGCCCGGACGACGTGCCGGTTCTGGCGGAGCATTTCCTCAAGCGGTTCGCCCGGGAGACCGCCCGCAAGGTCAAAGGCTTCACCCCCGGCGCGATCAAGAAGATGCAGGCCCACCAATGGCCCGGCAACGTCCGCGAGTTGCGGAACGTGATCGAGCGGGCGGTCGCCCTCGGCTCGGGTTCCCAGGTCGAGGAGAGCGACATCTGGTTGTCGCCGCTGGAAGCTTTTAACGCCGCACCGCCGGCCGCGGTCGGATACGAGGCGATCTCGATGGAGGAACTGGAGCGCCGCCACATCCAGAATACGCTCGAACATACCGACTGGAATAAGTCTCGGGCCGCGGAAATTCTCGGGATCGAGCGCTCGACCCTCGACCGCAAAATCAAGACGTACGAAATCAAGAAGTAA
- a CDS encoding DUF1501 domain-containing protein — MSLPDRRHALFTFANGFGLLGLAGVLADATSASGRDAVSAATDPLAVRPPHYAAKAKRVIFLFMSGGPSHVDLFDSKPKLKEFAGKPLPFEQPKLVRTKTVNLLPSPFKFAKHGQSGADVSELFPNLAKRVDDLCILRGMYADNINHNGACLQMNTGEQAFSRPSLGSWLLYGLGTENRNLPGFVVITPSQPAQGAPLWSNSFLPAAYQGTLVSNLNKPIENLADAGTDTTQQRRELDALGRLNALYQKGRENDTLLAARIASFELAFRMQKEAPEAFGIDGESKATKALYGVGDPATDIFGKQCLMARRLVERGVRMVQVYHTQTAKRSSCQLWDQHGGLRSELPANCLATDKPIAGLLEDLKARGLLKDTLVVWGGEFGRTPTAEGTDGREHQPFGFTMWMAGAGVKGGLTYGSTDDFGWHATENKVHVHDLHATILHLMGLDHEKLTFRHAGRDYRLTDVSGRVVKEVLA, encoded by the coding sequence ATGTCCCTCCCCGACCGTCGGCACGCGCTGTTCACTTTCGCCAACGGCTTCGGCCTACTCGGCCTCGCCGGTGTGCTTGCCGATGCCACATCCGCTTCGGGTCGCGACGCCGTCTCCGCCGCCACGGATCCGCTCGCCGTTCGACCGCCGCATTACGCCGCGAAAGCGAAGCGGGTCATTTTTCTGTTCATGTCCGGCGGGCCGTCGCACGTCGATTTGTTCGATTCAAAGCCCAAATTGAAGGAGTTCGCCGGCAAACCGTTGCCGTTCGAGCAGCCGAAACTCGTTCGCACCAAGACGGTGAACCTGCTGCCGTCGCCGTTCAAGTTCGCCAAACACGGCCAATCCGGTGCGGACGTGAGCGAGCTATTTCCGAATCTGGCGAAGCGCGTCGACGACCTGTGCATTCTCCGCGGGATGTACGCGGACAACATCAACCACAACGGCGCCTGTCTCCAGATGAACACGGGCGAGCAGGCGTTTTCGCGGCCGTCGCTCGGCTCCTGGCTCCTCTACGGGCTCGGGACGGAAAACCGCAATCTGCCCGGCTTCGTCGTCATTACGCCGAGCCAGCCCGCGCAAGGCGCCCCGCTATGGAGCAACAGCTTTCTCCCGGCCGCCTATCAGGGGACGCTCGTTTCCAACTTGAACAAGCCGATCGAGAACCTGGCCGACGCGGGCACCGACACTACTCAACAGAGGCGAGAACTCGACGCCCTCGGCCGGCTCAACGCGCTGTACCAAAAGGGCCGCGAAAACGACACCCTGCTGGCGGCGAGAATCGCCAGCTTTGAACTCGCCTTCCGCATGCAGAAGGAAGCACCGGAAGCCTTCGGCATCGACGGTGAGTCGAAGGCCACGAAAGCCCTTTACGGCGTCGGCGACCCCGCGACCGACATCTTCGGCAAGCAGTGCTTGATGGCCCGGCGGTTGGTCGAGCGCGGGGTGCGGATGGTGCAGGTATACCACACGCAAACCGCGAAACGCTCAAGCTGCCAGCTCTGGGACCAGCACGGCGGCCTGCGGAGCGAACTCCCGGCGAACTGTTTGGCGACGGACAAGCCGATCGCCGGCCTGCTCGAAGACCTGAAAGCCCGCGGGCTACTGAAGGACACGCTCGTCGTCTGGGGCGGCGAGTTCGGCCGCACGCCGACGGCCGAGGGGACCGACGGCCGCGAACACCAACCCTTCGGCTTCACCATGTGGATGGCCGGCGCCGGCGTGAAGGGTGGCCTGACATATGGCTCAACCGACGACTTCGGCTGGCACGCGACCGAGAACAAAGTCCACGTCCACGACCTGCACGCGACGATCTTGCACCTCATGGGCCTCGACCACGAAAAGCTCACCTTCCGCCACGCCGGCCGCGACTACCGGCTCACCGACGTGTCCGGGCGGGTGGTCAAAGAGGTGTTGGCCTAG
- a CDS encoding zinc-binding alcohol dehydrogenase family protein, with the protein MRAIQLERPQQFRIIDVPEPPAPGPGEAVVRVARVGICGTDFSGFLGKMPFFSYPRIPGHELGVEVVAVGEGVKNVTAGDRCAVEPYINCQTCYSCTRGHTNCCENHQTLGVHCDGGLRKLFTVPARKLHISRRLNFEQLALVETLAIGCHAVYRGAPKKDETVLVIGAGPIGLSVIEFAKLSGARTIVLDINEQRLQFVRERMGVRDTIQATPDGSELKAFTDLTGGRLGNVVVDATGSNKSMANALNYVGFAGRLVFVGITTQEISFAHPLMHRREMTLLASRNALSRDFADIIAHIEEGRLDTRPWITHQVGFDDMIGAFPGWLKPETGVVKAVVEVS; encoded by the coding sequence ATGCGCGCCATCCAACTCGAACGCCCCCAACAATTCCGCATCATCGACGTGCCAGAACCGCCCGCGCCGGGGCCGGGAGAGGCGGTCGTCCGCGTCGCCCGCGTAGGGATCTGCGGCACCGACTTTTCCGGCTTCCTGGGCAAGATGCCGTTCTTCAGCTACCCGCGGATTCCGGGGCACGAACTCGGCGTCGAAGTGGTGGCCGTCGGGGAAGGGGTCAAAAACGTTACCGCGGGCGATCGGTGCGCGGTCGAGCCGTACATCAACTGCCAGACGTGCTACTCCTGCACACGCGGCCACACCAACTGCTGCGAGAACCACCAGACGCTCGGCGTCCACTGCGACGGCGGGCTGCGGAAGCTATTCACCGTCCCCGCCCGCAAGCTCCACATCTCGCGGCGGCTGAACTTCGAGCAACTCGCGCTGGTCGAAACGCTGGCGATCGGCTGCCACGCGGTCTACCGCGGCGCGCCCAAGAAAGACGAAACGGTTCTGGTCATCGGGGCCGGCCCGATCGGTCTGAGTGTGATCGAGTTCGCGAAATTGTCCGGCGCGCGGACTATCGTTCTCGACATCAACGAGCAGCGCCTGCAGTTCGTCCGCGAGCGGATGGGTGTCCGCGACACGATCCAGGCCACGCCGGACGGCTCCGAACTGAAAGCCTTCACCGACCTGACTGGCGGCCGTCTGGGCAACGTGGTCGTGGACGCGACCGGCAGCAACAAGTCGATGGCGAACGCCCTCAACTACGTCGGCTTCGCCGGTCGGCTCGTGTTCGTGGGGATCACCACTCAGGAAATCAGCTTCGCGCACCCGCTCATGCACCGCCGCGAGATGACCCTGCTCGCCAGCCGGAACGCCCTCTCCCGCGACTTCGCGGACATCATCGCCCACATCGAGGAAGGGCGGCTCGACACCCGCCCGTGGATCACCCACCAGGTCGGTTTCGACGATATGATCGGCGCGTTCCCCGGCTGGCTGAAGCCCGAAACGGGCGTGGTCAAAGCCGTCGTCGAAGTGAGCTAA